In Nocardioides sp. zg-1228, a single window of DNA contains:
- the panB gene encoding 3-methyl-2-oxobutanoate hydroxymethyltransferase, whose product MPEETAPYGSGPAPSAPVKRVRTHHLREMKERGEKITMLTVYDMYTAAVFDEAGIDILFIGDSAANNVLGYETTLPVTVDELIPLVRAVSRAARRGLVLADLPFGSYQASPEQAFHTAVRFMKEADAHAVKLEGGVEVAPQVEKLSTNGIPVMAHIGFTPQSEHALGGYRVQGRGEAADRILAAAHAMEDAGAFAVVMEMVPGDVAEQVSKELTIPTIGIGAGPACDGQVLVWQDAFGLRTGRMARFVKQYADVHGVLLEAARAYADDVRGGTFPGPEHTF is encoded by the coding sequence ATGCCCGAAGAGACTGCCCCCTACGGCTCCGGCCCGGCACCGTCGGCGCCCGTGAAGCGCGTACGCACCCATCACCTGCGGGAGATGAAGGAGCGCGGCGAGAAGATCACCATGCTCACGGTCTACGACATGTACACCGCGGCGGTCTTCGACGAGGCCGGCATCGACATCCTGTTCATCGGTGACTCCGCGGCCAACAACGTCCTCGGCTACGAGACGACGCTGCCCGTGACGGTCGACGAGCTCATCCCCCTCGTCCGCGCCGTCTCGCGCGCCGCGCGGCGCGGGCTGGTCCTCGCCGACCTCCCGTTCGGCTCCTACCAGGCGTCGCCGGAGCAGGCCTTCCACACGGCCGTCCGCTTCATGAAGGAGGCCGACGCGCACGCCGTCAAGCTCGAGGGCGGCGTCGAGGTGGCGCCCCAGGTGGAGAAGCTGTCGACCAACGGCATCCCCGTCATGGCCCACATCGGCTTCACCCCGCAGAGCGAGCACGCCCTCGGCGGCTACCGGGTCCAGGGGCGCGGCGAGGCGGCCGACCGGATCCTGGCCGCCGCGCACGCGATGGAGGACGCCGGCGCGTTCGCCGTGGTGATGGAGATGGTGCCCGGCGACGTCGCCGAGCAGGTCAGCAAGGAGCTGACCATCCCCACCATCGGCATCGGCGCCGGTCCGGCGTGCGACGGCCAGGTGCTCGTGTGGCAGGACGCGTTCGGCCTGCGCACGGGCCGGATGGCGCGCTTCGTCAAGCAGTACGCCGACGTCCACGGCGTGCTGCTCGAGGCGGCGCGGGCCTACGCCGACGACGTCCGCGGGGGCACGTTCCCCGGCCCCGAGCACACCTTCTGA
- a CDS encoding PQQ-dependent sugar dehydrogenase, with the protein MRQPLRSTRWSLSVALAALVAGLVTLPPPATGAGERAAPRDERAPQLRVRTVVRGLQHPWDVQQGPGGRLLVSERDRARLSVVRKGKRRTLADLSTQVWVSGETGLLSIAVDAGSRTLWACHGASTRRGTEVRVTRWRVDPRWRRLSQPRLVVGDFPATSGRHGGCRLLLDRDSDALFVGTGDAAVGTNPRSLDSLGGKVLRVHRRTGAPMPGNPFADASGARPLVWTYGHRNVQGLAQRDDGTLWSVEHGSDRDDEVNLLVPGGDYGWNPVPGYDETVPMTDQSLPGQQQEAAWSSGTPTIATSGAAWVRGSQWGPLEGTLAVAALKGSAVLFLRFDAAGRLTSVTRPPRLQRLGRLRSVTAARDGDLLLTTDNGARDRVVRVSPR; encoded by the coding sequence GTGCGCCAGCCCCTCCGCAGCACCCGGTGGTCCCTGTCCGTCGCCCTCGCCGCGCTCGTCGCCGGGCTCGTCACCCTTCCGCCGCCGGCGACCGGGGCCGGCGAACGTGCCGCCCCTCGCGACGAGCGAGCCCCACAGCTGCGGGTCCGCACCGTCGTCCGCGGGCTCCAGCACCCCTGGGACGTCCAGCAGGGACCGGGTGGCCGGCTGCTCGTCTCCGAGCGCGACCGCGCCCGGCTCAGCGTCGTACGGAAGGGGAAGCGCCGGACCCTCGCCGACCTCTCGACGCAGGTCTGGGTCTCCGGCGAGACCGGCCTGCTGTCGATCGCGGTGGACGCCGGCTCGCGGACGCTGTGGGCGTGCCACGGCGCCTCGACCCGGCGGGGCACGGAGGTGCGGGTGACGCGGTGGCGGGTCGACCCGCGGTGGCGCAGGCTCTCGCAGCCGCGCCTCGTGGTCGGCGACTTCCCGGCGACGTCGGGACGCCACGGTGGCTGCCGGCTGCTGCTCGACCGCGACAGCGACGCCCTGTTCGTCGGCACCGGCGACGCCGCCGTCGGCACCAACCCGCGCTCCCTCGACTCCCTCGGCGGCAAGGTGCTGCGGGTACACCGCCGCACCGGCGCGCCGATGCCCGGCAACCCGTTCGCGGACGCGAGCGGTGCCCGCCCGCTCGTGTGGACCTACGGCCACCGCAACGTCCAGGGCCTGGCCCAGCGCGACGACGGGACCCTCTGGTCGGTCGAGCACGGCAGCGACCGCGACGACGAGGTCAACCTGCTCGTCCCGGGCGGTGACTACGGCTGGAACCCGGTCCCGGGCTACGACGAGACCGTGCCGATGACCGACCAGTCGCTCCCGGGCCAGCAGCAGGAGGCCGCGTGGTCCTCCGGTACCCCGACGATCGCGACCTCCGGCGCCGCCTGGGTGCGCGGCTCCCAGTGGGGACCGCTCGAGGGGACGCTCGCCGTCGCCGCGCTCAAGGGCTCCGCGGTCCTGTTCCTCCGCTTCGACGCCGCCGGTCGGCTCACCTCCGTCACCCGTCCGCCCCGGCTGCAGCGCCTGGGCCGACTGCGCTCGGTCACCGCGGCGCGCGACGGCGACCTCCTCCTCACCACCGACAACGGCGCGCGCGACCGGGTCGTCCGCGTCTCGCCGCGCTGA
- a CDS encoding GNAT family N-acetyltransferase, with product MALVITPCASDEDLEAWRQVRIAVVPYERAQSVEEMRAHAGPDRLMVLAREDGVVVGSGLADRSETSGGGSVVPRVLPEHRRRGVGTALLDRLVAHVAGLGVPTLRAGADDEGSLAFAQRFGFEEVNREVEQTFRIDAPIAVAPAPDGIEVVTAQERPGLWEAAYDGLGLEALADFAVDTPLDVTPERWATSWLADPMFLALHDGEVVGCAGLGRDPDQPTRAENGLTAVRRAWRGRGLAVHLKQRALAWAADHGIHEVYTWTQDGNAAMRALNTRLGYATTRVGIQLARPLPPGEPPFTGALAQS from the coding sequence ATGGCCCTCGTCATCACCCCGTGTGCCTCCGACGAGGACCTCGAGGCGTGGCGACAGGTGCGGATCGCGGTCGTGCCCTACGAGCGCGCCCAGTCGGTGGAGGAGATGCGCGCGCACGCCGGGCCCGATCGGCTGATGGTGCTGGCCCGTGAGGACGGCGTGGTGGTCGGCTCCGGCCTGGCCGACCGCTCGGAGACCAGCGGCGGCGGCTCGGTCGTGCCGCGCGTGCTCCCCGAGCACCGCAGGCGCGGCGTGGGCACGGCCCTGCTCGACCGGCTCGTCGCGCACGTCGCCGGCCTCGGCGTCCCGACGCTGCGCGCGGGCGCGGACGACGAGGGCTCGCTCGCCTTCGCACAGCGCTTCGGGTTCGAGGAGGTCAACCGCGAGGTCGAGCAGACCTTCCGCATCGACGCCCCGATCGCGGTGGCGCCGGCCCCTGATGGGATCGAGGTCGTCACCGCCCAGGAGCGGCCCGGGCTGTGGGAGGCGGCGTACGACGGCCTCGGGCTCGAGGCGCTGGCGGACTTCGCCGTCGACACCCCGCTCGACGTGACGCCGGAGCGCTGGGCGACGTCCTGGCTCGCCGACCCGATGTTCCTCGCGCTGCACGACGGGGAGGTCGTCGGCTGCGCGGGCCTGGGCCGCGACCCCGACCAGCCGACCCGCGCCGAGAACGGCCTGACCGCCGTGCGCCGTGCCTGGCGCGGGCGCGGCCTGGCAGTCCACCTCAAGCAGCGCGCCCTCGCCTGGGCGGCCGACCACGGGATCCACGAGGTCTACACCTGGACCCAGGACGGCAACGCAGCGATGCGCGCCCTCAACACCCGGCTCGGCTACGCCACCACCCGGGTCGGCATCCAGCTCGCCCGTCCCCTGCCGCCCGGCGAGCCACCCTTTACCGGCGCCCTCGCGCAGTCGTAG
- a CDS encoding NAD(+) synthase, with product MDFYSAYAQGFARIAAVTVPVHLADPAANAAEVIEQARACHDDSVAVAVFPELGLTGYSVDDLFLQDTLLAAVEEAIADIVAASADLMTMLVIGAPVVHGTRVFNCAVVVQRGSVLGVAPKSYLPNYREFYERRWFAPGDDRELEWITVAGQEVRFGPDLIFRCLDVPGLDLHVEVCEDLWVPVPPSAEAALAGATVLANLSGSPITIARAEDRRLLVRSASARCAAAYVYAAAGQGESTTDLSWDGQTMVYECGSLLGESERFPDGPRRTVVDVDLDLIRQERMRQVTFDDNRRTHHERVNRFRTVEWELEPPVGDIGLMRKVDRFPFVPDDPERLELDCYEAYNIQVSGLEQRLTAIGAPKAVIGVSGGLDSTHALIVACKAMDRLGRPRSDVLAFTMPGFATGSTTKSYATRLSQALGVTFEELDIRPAAEQMLADMGHPYSEGEKVYDVTFENVQAGLRYDYLFRLANQRGGIVVGTGDLSELALGWCTYGVGDQMSHYSVNAGVPKTLVQHLIRWVISHGELEEANEVLAEILEQEITPELIPVEEGQRPQATQDTVGPYNLQDFTLALVVRHGFRPRKVAFLAWHAWQDAAAGEWPPGFPEDARVAYSLEEVRTWLQVFVKRFFANQFKRSALPNGPKVSPSGTMSPRGDWRMPSDAKGTAWLAEIERDVPTS from the coding sequence GTGGACTTCTACTCCGCCTACGCCCAAGGGTTCGCCCGCATCGCCGCCGTCACCGTGCCCGTGCACCTGGCCGACCCGGCCGCCAACGCCGCCGAGGTGATCGAGCAGGCGCGGGCCTGCCACGACGACTCGGTCGCGGTCGCGGTGTTCCCCGAGCTGGGCCTGACGGGCTACTCGGTCGACGACCTCTTCCTCCAGGACACCCTGCTCGCCGCGGTCGAGGAGGCGATCGCCGACATCGTGGCGGCCAGCGCCGACCTGATGACGATGCTCGTCATCGGGGCGCCGGTGGTGCACGGCACCCGGGTCTTCAACTGCGCTGTCGTGGTGCAGCGCGGGTCGGTCCTCGGCGTGGCGCCCAAGTCCTACCTGCCCAACTACCGTGAGTTCTACGAACGCCGCTGGTTCGCCCCGGGCGACGACCGCGAGCTGGAGTGGATCACGGTCGCCGGCCAGGAGGTCCGCTTCGGGCCGGACCTCATCTTCCGCTGCCTCGACGTGCCCGGCCTCGACCTGCACGTCGAGGTCTGCGAGGACCTGTGGGTGCCGGTGCCGCCGAGCGCCGAGGCCGCGCTCGCCGGGGCCACCGTGCTGGCCAACCTGAGCGGCTCGCCGATCACCATCGCCCGCGCCGAGGACCGCCGGCTCCTGGTGCGCAGCGCCAGCGCGCGGTGCGCCGCGGCGTACGTCTACGCCGCCGCCGGCCAGGGCGAGTCGACGACCGACCTGAGCTGGGACGGCCAGACGATGGTCTACGAGTGCGGCTCGCTCCTCGGCGAGAGCGAGCGGTTCCCCGACGGCCCGCGCCGCACGGTGGTCGACGTCGACCTCGACCTGATCCGGCAGGAGCGGATGCGGCAGGTCACCTTCGACGACAACCGGCGCACCCACCACGAGCGGGTCAACCGCTTCCGCACCGTCGAGTGGGAGCTCGAGCCGCCCGTCGGCGACATCGGGCTGATGCGCAAGGTCGACCGCTTCCCGTTCGTCCCCGACGACCCCGAGCGCCTCGAGCTCGACTGCTACGAGGCCTACAACATCCAGGTCTCCGGGCTCGAGCAGCGGCTCACCGCGATCGGCGCGCCGAAGGCCGTGATCGGCGTGAGCGGCGGTCTCGACTCCACCCACGCGCTGATCGTCGCGTGCAAGGCGATGGACCGGCTCGGGCGCCCGCGCAGCGACGTGCTGGCCTTCACGATGCCCGGCTTCGCGACCGGCTCGACCACCAAGTCGTACGCCACCCGGCTCTCGCAGGCGCTCGGGGTGACGTTCGAGGAGCTCGACATCCGGCCCGCCGCCGAGCAGATGCTCGCCGACATGGGCCACCCCTACAGCGAGGGGGAGAAGGTCTACGACGTCACGTTCGAGAACGTCCAGGCCGGGCTTCGCTACGACTACCTCTTCCGGCTGGCCAACCAGCGCGGGGGCATCGTCGTCGGCACCGGCGACCTCTCCGAGCTCGCGCTCGGCTGGTGCACCTACGGCGTCGGCGACCAGATGTCGCACTACAGCGTCAACGCCGGCGTGCCCAAGACGCTCGTGCAGCACCTCATCCGCTGGGTGATCAGCCACGGGGAGCTCGAGGAGGCCAACGAGGTCCTCGCGGAGATCCTGGAGCAGGAGATCACCCCCGAGCTGATCCCGGTCGAGGAGGGACAGCGGCCGCAGGCCACGCAGGACACCGTCGGTCCCTACAACCTGCAGGACTTCACGCTCGCGCTCGTCGTGCGCCACGGCTTCCGGCCCCGCAAGGTCGCCTTCCTGGCCTGGCACGCGTGGCAGGACGCCGCGGCGGGGGAGTGGCCGCCCGGGTTCCCCGAGGACGCGCGGGTGGCGTACTCGCTCGAGGAGGTCCGCACCTGGCTGCAGGTCTTCGTCAAGCGCTTCTTCGCCAACCAGTTCAAGCGCTCGGCGCTGCCCAACGGGCCGAAGGTCAGCCCGAGCGGCACCATGAGCCCGCGCGGCGACTGGCGGATGCCCAGCGACGCCAAGGGCACCGCGTGGCTCGCCGAGATCGAGCGGGACGTGCCGACCTCCTGA
- a CDS encoding HAMP domain-containing sensor histidine kinase has protein sequence MRRSLLVTAAAAISMVLLAMLVPMMILVRSYALEDRLARAALEVQAVETVVSGQDAGAVAQYVDRVNDSDRDARVTVLYPDGPEIGPDPGQGALVLDARNTGRARVDDVPGGSQLLVPVSRGGNSALPSQTPVIRVVVDEPGLDSAVGAAWGLLALLALVLLAGSLAVVDRLGRSFVLPIRQLARHTRSLGGTGVVTPLPAVSGPPEVQELASAVDRLVGRIQLLLARERANVADLSHRLRTPVTALRLRVEAVDDPLLRHRLGGDLDALQATVDEIVREARRSEREGLDPRTDAVAVITERVRHWEPLAEDQGRPYEVHLAPAGPLLRASRADLEALVDVLLDNVFSHTPDDAAVRITLDAQDDVVELVVEDAGPGLPPGLDATGRGSSGGGSTGLGLSIAARTAESCGGALEAGTSDMGGARVAVTLRTA, from the coding sequence GTGCGCCGCAGCCTCCTCGTGACGGCGGCGGCCGCGATCTCCATGGTCCTGCTCGCGATGCTCGTGCCGATGATGATCCTGGTGCGCAGCTACGCCCTGGAGGACCGGCTGGCCCGCGCCGCGCTGGAGGTCCAGGCGGTGGAGACCGTCGTGTCGGGCCAGGACGCGGGCGCGGTCGCGCAGTACGTCGACCGCGTCAACGACAGCGACCGCGACGCACGGGTGACCGTGCTCTACCCCGACGGGCCGGAGATCGGCCCCGACCCCGGACAGGGCGCGCTGGTCCTCGACGCCCGCAACACCGGTCGGGCGCGCGTGGACGACGTGCCCGGTGGGTCGCAGCTCCTCGTGCCGGTCTCGCGGGGCGGCAACTCCGCGCTCCCGTCGCAGACCCCGGTGATCCGTGTCGTCGTGGACGAGCCCGGCCTCGACTCGGCCGTCGGGGCGGCGTGGGGGCTCCTCGCGCTGCTCGCGCTCGTGCTCCTGGCCGGCTCGCTCGCCGTGGTCGACCGCCTGGGGCGCTCGTTCGTGCTTCCGATCCGGCAGCTCGCCCGGCACACCCGCTCGCTCGGCGGCACCGGCGTCGTCACCCCGCTCCCTGCGGTGTCGGGCCCGCCCGAGGTGCAGGAGCTCGCCAGCGCGGTGGACCGGCTGGTCGGGCGCATCCAGCTGCTCCTCGCGCGCGAGCGGGCCAACGTCGCCGACCTCTCCCACCGCCTGCGGACGCCGGTCACCGCCCTGCGGCTGCGGGTCGAGGCGGTCGACGACCCGTTGCTGCGCCACCGGCTCGGCGGCGACCTCGACGCCCTGCAGGCCACCGTCGACGAGATCGTCCGCGAGGCCCGGCGCTCCGAGCGCGAGGGGCTGGACCCCCGCACCGACGCGGTCGCGGTGATCACCGAGCGCGTACGCCACTGGGAGCCGCTGGCCGAGGACCAGGGCCGCCCCTACGAGGTCCACCTCGCACCGGCGGGGCCGCTCCTGCGGGCCAGCCGCGCCGACCTGGAGGCGCTGGTCGACGTGCTGCTCGACAACGTCTTCTCCCACACCCCCGACGACGCGGCCGTGCGGATCACCCTCGACGCGCAGGACGACGTGGTCGAGCTGGTCGTCGAGGACGCCGGCCCGGGCCTGCCGCCCGGGCTCGACGCCACCGGCCGCGGGTCGAGCGGAGGCGGCTCCACCGGGCTCGGCCTCTCGATCGCGGCCCGCACGGCCGAGAGCTGCGGCGGCGCGTTGGAGGCGGGCACCTCGGACATGGGAGGAGCCCGGGTCGCCGTCACGTTGCGGACGGCCTGA
- a CDS encoding response regulator transcription factor — protein MAEVLIIEDDDRIRPLLVRGLRECGHTVTSAPTGMGGLQLAVDSSPDLVVLDLGLPDVDGTQVLSMLRAVSEVPVIIASARADDPSLVGALDAGADDYVVKPFTSAQLDARVRAVLRRAASGRRRPTTLTVGGLSVDLAGRRVQLDGRAIDLTPREFDLLAHLAERPGEVVTKRDLLVDVWRQPWGGSDKTVDVHLSWLRRKLGETAGSPRYLTTVRGVGVRLAAPGPDQAEDD, from the coding sequence GTGGCCGAGGTGCTGATCATCGAGGACGACGACCGGATCAGGCCGTTGCTGGTGCGGGGCCTGCGCGAGTGCGGCCACACGGTCACCTCGGCGCCGACCGGGATGGGCGGGCTGCAGCTCGCCGTCGACTCCTCCCCCGACCTGGTCGTGCTCGACCTCGGCCTGCCCGACGTCGACGGCACCCAGGTGCTGTCGATGCTGCGGGCGGTGAGCGAGGTGCCGGTGATCATCGCCAGTGCCCGCGCCGACGACCCGTCGCTCGTCGGGGCCCTCGACGCCGGCGCCGACGACTACGTCGTCAAGCCCTTCACCAGCGCCCAGCTCGACGCCCGCGTCCGCGCGGTGCTGCGCCGCGCCGCGTCCGGCCGGCGGCGGCCCACGACCCTCACCGTCGGCGGCCTGTCCGTCGACCTGGCCGGTCGCCGCGTGCAGCTCGACGGCCGGGCGATCGACCTGACGCCGCGCGAGTTCGACCTGCTCGCCCACCTCGCCGAGCGACCCGGCGAGGTGGTGACCAAGCGTGACCTGCTGGTCGACGTGTGGCGCCAGCCGTGGGGCGGCTCGGACAAGACCGTCGACGTGCACCTGTCGTGGCTGCGCCGCAAGCTCGGCGAGACCGCCGGCTCGCCCCGCTACCTGACCACCGTGCGCGGCGTCGGCGTACGACTCGCCGCGCCCGGGCCCGACCAGGCCGAGGACGACTGA